In Eulemur rufifrons isolate Redbay chromosome 3, OSU_ERuf_1, whole genome shotgun sequence, a single window of DNA contains:
- the LOC138381698 gene encoding calcium-regulated heat-stable protein 1 produces the protein MSSEPPPPLQPPTQEASVGLLDTPQTHERSPSPLRGNVVPSPLPTRRTRTFSATVRASQGPVYKGVCKCFCRSKGHGFITPADGGPDIFLHISDVEGEYVPVEGDEVTFKMCSIPPKNEKLQAVEVVITHLAPGTKHETWSGHVISS, from the coding sequence ATGTCATCTGAGCCTCCCCCACCGCTGCAGCCCCCCACCCAGGAGGCTTCGGTTGGGCTGCTGGACACCCCCCAGACCCACGAGCGCTCTCCGTCCCCTCTGCGGGGCAACGTGGTCCCGAGCCCACTGCCCACTCGCCGGACAAGGACCTTCTCAGCGACGGTGCGGGCTTCACAGGGCCCCGTCTACAAAGGAGTCTGCAAATGCTTCTGCCGATCCAAGGGCCATGGCTTCATCACCCCAGCTGATGGCGGCCCCGACATCTTCCTGCACATCTCCGACGTGGAAGGGGAGTATGTCCCGGTGGAAGGCGACGAGGTCACCTTTAAGATGTGTTCCATCCCGCCCAAGAACGAGAAGCTGCAGGCTGTGGAGGTGGTCATCACCCACCTGGCGCCGGGCACGAAGCATGAGACCTGGTCCGGACACGTCATCAGCTCCTAG